The sequence TGGGTGGTGATACCATTTTGGAAAAATCAAGTTACAGTTGATCCCCCCTTCGCCCCCCTTAATAAGGGGGGTTGGGGGGATCGGTATGTAGCACCAGTTTATCGAAATGGTATTATTAGTCATTAGTCATTAGTCATTGGGAAGAGGGAATTTTAGCCTAGTCTCTACTTCACACCCTCTCCCAAACTCCCCGTCTTTGTTATTGATCACCAGCAGTTTTTTGTGCAATCCAATATTTACTCGCAAAATGACTTTGCACATCGGTGACAGTGAATCCTGCATCACTTAATCTTTCCCCTAAATCATCATAAATATAACTTTTGTAATAGGGTTCATGGAACTTCCTTGGAAAATCTTCCATCATTGGCAATAACTCAGGATGATCAATGGCTTGAATCGAATCACAAATGACAAAGATTCCTCCCGACTTTAAAACGCGAAACACTTCATTAATGACATTTTGACGCGCTTTTGGTGGTAATTCATGGAAAGTAAAAACACAACTAATCCCATGAAAATATTGATCGGAATAAGGTAAGATTTCTGCATTTCCTTGCATTAATTGAGGTAATTCTCCCGAAAGTTCAGAAAGAAGTTGATTTGCTTTCCGCAGATAATTGGGAGACAGATCAATTCCGTGTAAAGAAACTTTCGGTAACATTCCTCTTAAAAGACGAAGGGTGCGCCCTGTCCCACAAGCAACATCTAAAACTTTTGTTTCTTTAGAATGAATAGATGTTAATGCTTGTAATCCATTTTTGAAAGGGGCTAAGATTCGTCTCCGCATCGCATCCGCACCGCCATTAAACAGTAATTCTACTTGCAAATCGTAGAGATTGGCGGATAAATCGCTGAGGTAGCCATCAGTTTGATAATGAAAGTTTTGCAGATAGTAACTGGGATAACCTTCGGTATCAATGTCAGAAGAAAACTCTTGATACCGTCGGTTTTGTAGCCGATCGCGCATTCCCATTAAATCCAGCCAAACCAAAGGATAATAAGCAACAAAGTCATCCCAAGGGTGATCAAAGAGTAAAGCAGTGGGATAAACCCCTTGTTCGGCTTCTTCCCAGTCTATGGCTAAAAGTTCATCGCGACGTTGTTTCATTCGCTTTACAACCTCAGAGGGTAAACTGGGAATATCCTTAAATCTCGGGGCGATTAATTGAGTGAAAGAATAACTCACCTCTTTATGAGTCAGTGCGAAGAGACTTTTACTGTTTTGAACGGTTTGGTAAGCGACTTTCGCCAACGGTTGTAGCGCCTGATCCAATTGGTTGAAGGAGACAAGAGAATCCATAATCTGTTTGTGAACGTTATTGTATCGTTTTATTAAGATTGCTGAGAACGATTATAGCGAACTCGAATTGTTCCTAGCATTCTGTTCATTTTTCGGTCAAATCAACGACATAAGTTTCCCCAAAAACGGTCACGCGATCGCCGTTAACTAACTTTCTTCCGCGACGGGTTTCGATTTCATCATTCACTAACACTTCTTCATCCCAGATCATCATTTTCGCTTCCCCTCCTGTTTGTGCAACGCATTGATATTTCAAAAATTGATCAAGTTTGATGGTTTCGCTCATGTTGTACAATAGAGAAATTTTCTATCTTCTAAGATACACCCTGAATCGCTATGACTGTTTGTTGTTATTGGAGTAATTTCTAAGCAACGAAGAACAAAAGCAAATCAGTTCGTTCAACCGACTTTCCCAAACTACGCTATGTCTTATAAAGCCATTAATCTCCACAACCGTCAACATACAATTCTCAGCGCGATCGCGCAGACCAATCAATCTTTACTTGATGTTTATCGCCAAGCAAAATATGAAAAAATGGCTGAGTCTCCCTATAGTTTTTTACGGGGAACCAATCATTTATTTTGGGAAGATATTTATAACGATTGGCGTTTAAGTTTATTTGGCGGAAATGCGGACACCCACACTTGGTTACAAGGAGATGCACATTTATATAATTTTGGGGCGTTTGCCAATTACTATTATGAAGTCATTTATGGGTTTGATGATTTTGATGATGCGATTGTCGGGGACTATCAATATGATTTATGGCGTTTAGTGATTAGTTTAGTTTTAGACTGTCGAGAAAATGGTCATTTTCACTCGAAAAAAATTACAAAAGCGGTGAAAAAGTTAGGGAAAGCCTATATGGCAACGATTCTTAATGATCGCCATAATCCCGCCATTAAAGAAATTCACTTTACCAAAGAAAATACTGACGGAAAATTAAAAAAGTTTCTGAAGAAAGTGCAGAAAAAAGAAACCCGTCACAAAATGTTAGAAAAATGGACAACTTTCGATGAAAATAATAAGCGGGTGTTCAATAAAGAAGCAGAAAAGTTATCGCCTTTAAGCGATCAAGAATGGGAGATGATTGTTTCTGCATTTCCACAATATCGAGAAACCCTCACGGGAGAGATTCCTGCTGATGATGACCGCTATTTTAAGATTAAAGATATTGCTCAACGGTTGTGGGCGGGAACAGGGTCATTGGGGACACCCCGTTACTACATTTTAATTGAAGGAGATGCGCTCACGGCTCATGATGACATTATTCTCGATGTGAAACGACAAGAAACCCCCGCAGCGTATGATCAAATGAAGGAAGAAGAACGGAAAGCCTATCATAGTGTATTTTCTCATGAAGGGGATCGTCATGCCCAAGCCTTTCGCGCGATCGCGGAACACCCCGATCAATATCTAGGCTGGATGGAACTCCCCAATGGCGTGTATTCCGTTCGGGAACGATCTCCATTTAAAGAAGATTTTCCCACGGACAAGTTAGACAAAAGCAAAGATTTGTATGAAGTTGCTG comes from Halothece sp. PCC 7418 and encodes:
- a CDS encoding class I SAM-dependent methyltransferase, with amino-acid sequence MDSLVSFNQLDQALQPLAKVAYQTVQNSKSLFALTHKEVSYSFTQLIAPRFKDIPSLPSEVVKRMKQRRDELLAIDWEEAEQGVYPTALLFDHPWDDFVAYYPLVWLDLMGMRDRLQNRRYQEFSSDIDTEGYPSYYLQNFHYQTDGYLSDLSANLYDLQVELLFNGGADAMRRRILAPFKNGLQALTSIHSKETKVLDVACGTGRTLRLLRGMLPKVSLHGIDLSPNYLRKANQLLSELSGELPQLMQGNAEILPYSDQYFHGISCVFTFHELPPKARQNVINEVFRVLKSGGIFVICDSIQAIDHPELLPMMEDFPRKFHEPYYKSYIYDDLGERLSDAGFTVTDVQSHFASKYWIAQKTAGDQ
- a CDS encoding RNA-binding S4 domain-containing protein, yielding MSETIKLDQFLKYQCVAQTGGEAKMMIWDEEVLVNDEIETRRGRKLVNGDRVTVFGETYVVDLTEK
- a CDS encoding DUF2252 domain-containing protein → MSYKAINLHNRQHTILSAIAQTNQSLLDVYRQAKYEKMAESPYSFLRGTNHLFWEDIYNDWRLSLFGGNADTHTWLQGDAHLYNFGAFANYYYEVIYGFDDFDDAIVGDYQYDLWRLVISLVLDCRENGHFHSKKITKAVKKLGKAYMATILNDRHNPAIKEIHFTKENTDGKLKKFLKKVQKKETRHKMLEKWTTFDENNKRVFNKEAEKLSPLSDQEWEMIVSAFPQYRETLTGEIPADDDRYFKIKDIAQRLWAGTGSLGTPRYYILIEGDALTAHDDIILDVKRQETPAAYDQMKEEERKAYHSVFSHEGDRHAQAFRAIAEHPDQYLGWMELPNGVYSVRERSPFKEDFPTDKLDKSKDLYEVAEQWGIILATEHKRGGYALNQSYLFEDAMEAKILGREKTFIHFLVDVAFQYADCVEQDYNTFLAYLNEEIELAA